A single genomic interval of Stieleria maiorica harbors:
- a CDS encoding sensor histidine kinase: MRIAIQLRWLSVTLILVTAALIGSTVYIGYVQIAQMQQFDSLRQILVSDIRSLEQEVDNIKHNVRLVSQLPIVRTVALAERESDTDDFKFAKTELQRVFTEIASSKPFYSQVRLIRLDEDGREMVRVEQSNGQTTVVPDDRLQPKAGRDYFIASKQLQNHEVYVSKINLNRENGQIQVPFQPTVRFVAGVYDDHGQQSGIIVLNIRFDMLFRPLLKPDSENFQYIATNQEGYYLYHNDPERTFGFELPHGRTLDADHPPLAEFLSGPLSSSMREVADGKRQIVFGTSDMFSSRSQDVIGIGVIATNVNLHESQNDIVRWAVGVTLALIVLAMFTGYLASSVLTRPLYAITQAANRIREGGSVVELPKDRTDEIGVLATAFEEMAVTIKNKESKLVRANRRLKITNSDLEHFAHLAAHDLREPARMQSNLMGLIAHHLKEIDDEELRFLISNASRCSDQMLAMVQDFRMLTQVSEERIERQPLDFDRIINPVLQEFETSIRARQVVLEKDVHPGDLLGYESYLELLYRNLVSNALAHADGNGFTLHFTANHSGETWVLGVKNSGSSIPQNQLKEVFKMYRTTGGSAHSGTGVGLSLCKRIVDKHSGVIYAESGEDFTHIKFTLSDTNGTEIT; this comes from the coding sequence ATGAGAATTGCGATCCAGCTGAGATGGCTGTCGGTAACCTTGATCTTGGTGACCGCAGCCCTGATCGGATCGACGGTCTACATCGGTTATGTGCAGATCGCACAAATGCAGCAGTTCGACAGTCTGCGTCAGATCCTTGTTTCGGACATCCGCAGTTTGGAACAGGAAGTCGACAACATCAAACACAATGTGCGTCTGGTTTCGCAGTTGCCAATCGTGCGGACCGTCGCACTCGCCGAGCGGGAAAGCGATACGGACGATTTCAAGTTCGCGAAAACGGAGTTGCAACGGGTGTTCACCGAAATCGCGTCGTCGAAACCGTTCTACAGCCAGGTTCGACTGATCCGCCTGGACGAAGACGGTCGAGAAATGGTGCGTGTTGAGCAATCCAATGGCCAGACAACGGTCGTCCCCGACGACCGACTGCAACCCAAAGCGGGGCGAGACTATTTCATTGCCTCGAAGCAGTTGCAGAATCACGAAGTCTACGTTTCCAAGATCAACTTGAACCGGGAAAATGGTCAGATCCAGGTTCCTTTCCAGCCGACCGTGCGGTTTGTCGCCGGGGTCTACGATGACCATGGTCAACAATCTGGCATCATCGTACTGAACATTCGTTTCGACATGCTGTTTAGGCCACTTTTGAAACCAGACTCGGAAAACTTTCAGTACATCGCGACGAATCAGGAAGGTTACTATCTCTACCACAATGACCCGGAACGCACGTTCGGATTCGAATTGCCGCACGGGCGAACGCTCGACGCGGACCACCCGCCGCTCGCCGAGTTCCTCTCCGGCCCGCTGTCATCCTCGATGCGCGAGGTCGCCGATGGCAAACGGCAGATCGTGTTCGGCACGTCCGACATGTTTTCTTCGCGAAGCCAAGACGTGATCGGGATCGGGGTGATCGCGACCAATGTGAATCTGCACGAATCGCAGAATGACATTGTGCGATGGGCTGTGGGAGTGACCCTGGCCTTGATCGTGCTGGCGATGTTCACCGGCTACCTGGCGAGCTCCGTTCTGACCCGACCGCTCTACGCGATTACCCAAGCGGCAAATCGGATCCGGGAAGGCGGCTCGGTCGTCGAGTTGCCGAAGGACAGGACCGACGAAATCGGCGTCCTGGCAACCGCCTTTGAAGAGATGGCCGTCACGATCAAGAACAAAGAATCCAAGCTGGTGCGTGCCAACCGGCGTCTGAAAATCACCAACAGTGACCTGGAGCATTTTGCGCACCTTGCCGCACACGATCTGCGTGAACCGGCGCGGATGCAGTCCAATTTGATGGGCTTGATCGCGCACCATCTGAAGGAGATCGATGACGAGGAGTTGCGGTTCTTGATCTCCAACGCGTCGCGCTGTTCGGATCAAATGCTGGCGATGGTCCAAGACTTTCGGATGCTGACGCAGGTCTCCGAGGAGCGAATCGAGCGCCAGCCGCTCGACTTTGACCGAATCATCAATCCTGTCCTGCAAGAGTTCGAAACCAGCATCCGTGCCCGTCAGGTGGTCCTAGAAAAGGACGTTCACCCCGGTGATCTGTTGGGGTACGAATCGTACCTGGAACTGCTTTACCGTAACCTGGTTTCCAATGCATTGGCACATGCCGACGGCAACGGATTCACCCTGCACTTCACCGCCAACCACTCCGGTGAGACCTGGGTTCTCGGGGTAAAAAACAGCGGTTCCTCGATTCCGCAGAATCAGCTGAAGGAAGTATTCAAGATGTATCGCACCACCGGCGGATCGGCGCACTCCGGAACGGGGGTCGGGCTCAGCCTGTGCAAGCGGATCGTCGACAAGCATTCCGGCGTGATCTACGCGGAGTCGGGGGAGGACTTCACGCACATCAAATTCACCCTCTCCGACACCAATGGGACCGAGATCACTTGA